In a genomic window of Mercenaria mercenaria strain notata chromosome 19, MADL_Memer_1, whole genome shotgun sequence:
- the LOC123543156 gene encoding uncharacterized protein LOC123543156 yields MKVKRKADECNRGTEKNSMNSTMDGAFYSQDIDKYFWYDTCYEYNNTNQCTTRYLDLIVRKTLYLDTDDGELDLQGLPWHLIAADLKNHFNLEFTDERLKFAWKGPECGFDGQIITSGEERRGLNITFLFIILMLTRMF; encoded by the exons ATGAAAGTCAAAAGAAAGGCAGACGAGTGCAACAGAGGAACGGAGAAGAATT CAATGAATTCAACCATGGATGGTGCATTCTATAGTCAGGATATTGACAAATATTTCTGGTATGACACGTGCTACGAATACAACAACACTAACCAATGTACAACTCGCTACCTTGATCTCATTGTTCGCAAGACACTTTATCTTG ATACCGACGACGGTGAACTTGACCTACAGGGACTTCCTTGGCATCTTATAGCTGCTGACCTGAAGAATCACTTTAATCTAGAATTTACAGACGAGAGACTAAAGTTCGCTTGGAAGGGACCGG AATGTGGATTTGACGGGCAAATTATAACAAGCGGTGAGGAACGAAGAGGActgaatattacatttttgtttatcattttaatgCTTACACGGATGTTTTAA